Proteins from a genomic interval of Lolium perenne isolate Kyuss_39 chromosome 1, Kyuss_2.0, whole genome shotgun sequence:
- the LOC127315309 gene encoding peptide-N4-(N-acetyl-beta-glucosaminyl)asparagine amidase A, protein MAPRLLFLFLLPLLLGPVLAEVPGHYAVRYARPGALANAAAVQEYLDPTYPLPPPPPMAPTCTVPVLSHSFANTYGAAPATAAYAPPPGCPAPWSQVVLSFSVEISGDQYDRVAAVWLDGAELLRTTTAEPTPDGIRWTVRKDVTRYSALLRSPPAGVLSVMLENLVNDVFTGLYNVTVSLEFHGTPPYPLISEVTPTSSSSDKPKLPESYFQAPADLILPISEATGDSGYWFRIQNSSDSRSSLLTIPTSTYRAVLEVFVSPHSNDEFWYSNPPDLYIKANNLSTGRGNAAYREVVVSVDRRFAGSFVPFPVIYTGGINPLYWQPVSALGAFDLPTYDIELTPFLGLLVDNKTHQIAISVVDGIAEWLVDANLHLWLDPSWLEVEAALGPYQTPRLSISRRYTTQALNGSFSIKAKRKSFFTGWVSCSLGNLTTEVATETEAKSLVEFTNDGTNKTVQLKVERETEVVVRSEKGKEMGKLTTEAEYPLSFYLDTEDAGEDGMSVMKGSLSHTLDIQTKVECGGFEGEARLVDEQTAAGWMLVKDHDVVNGTATTSQRYRYSDDQWEYERSIDAADGAVLSDNVSEKFSPPDDHLRAAATACLPGTATSCDGTASAADIAAM, encoded by the coding sequence ATGGCGCCGCGGcttctcttcctcttcctcctcccgctCCTCCTCGGCCCGGTTCTCGCCGAGGTCCCAGGCCACTACGCCGTCCGCTACGCTCGGCCGGGGGCCTTGGCCaatgcggcggcggtccaggagtACCTCGACCCCACCTACCCGCTCCCGCCCCCTCCGCCCATGGCGCCGACCTGCACCGTGCCGGTGCTCTCCCACTCCTTCGCCAACACCTACGGCGCCGCCCCGGCCACGGCCGCCTACGCGCCCCCGCCCGGGTGCCCCGCGCCCTGGTCCCAGGTCGTGCTCTCCTTCTCCGTCGAAATCTCCGGCGACCAGTACGACCGCGTCGCCGCCGTCTGGCTCGACGGCGCCGAGCTCCtccgcaccaccaccgccgagcCCACCCCGGACGGCATCCGCTGGACCGTGCGCAAGGACGTCACCCGCTACTCCGCCCTCCTCCGCTCCCCGCCCGCCGGCGTCCTCTCGGTCATGCTCGAGAACCTGGTCAACGACGTCTTCACCGGCCTCTACAACGTCACCGTCTCCCTCGAATTCCACGGGACCCCTCCTTACCCCCTTATCTCCGAGGTAActcccacctcctcctcctccgacaaGCCGAAGCTGCCGGAATCCTACTTCCAGGCGCCGGCCGACCTGATCCTGCCGATCTCGGAGGCCACCGGCGACAGCGGCTACTGGTTCCGCATCCAGAACTCGTCCGACTCGCGCTCCAGCCTGCTCACCATTCCGACGAGCACCTACCGGGCGGTGCTGGAGGTGTTCGTGTCCCCCCACTCCAACGACGAGTTCTGGTACTCCAACCCGCCGGAcctctacatcaaggccaacaaccTCAGCACGGGGAGGGGCAACGCGGCGTACCGCGAGGTGGTCGTGAGCGTGGACCGCCGCTTCGCCGGCTCCTTCGTGCCGTTCCCCGTCATCTACACGGGCGGCATCAACCCGCTCTACTGGCAGCCCGTGTCCGCGCTCGGCGCCTTCGACCTGCCCACCTACGACATCGAGCTCACcccgttcctcggcctcctcgtcGACAACAAGACTCACCAGATCGCCATCAGCGTCGTGGACGGCATCGCCGAGTGGCTCGTCGACGCCAACCTGCACCTCTGGCTCGACCCCAGCTggctggaggtggaggcggcgctCGGGCCGTACCAGACGCCGCGCCTGTCCATCTCCCGCAGATACACCACGCAGGCGCTGAACGGCAGCTTCAGCATCAAGGCCAAGCGCAAGTCCTTCTTCACCGGCTGGGTCAGCTGCTCGCTCGGCAACCTCACCACCGAGGTGGCGACGGAGACGGAGGCCAAGAGCCTGGTGGAGTTCACCAACGACGGCACCAACAAGACCGTGCAGCTCAAGGTGGAGCGGGAGACGGAGGTGGTGGTCCGGTCGGAGAAGGGGAAGGAGATGGGTAAGCTCACCACCGAGGCCGAGTACCCGCTCTCCTTCTACCTGGACACAGAGGACGCCGGTGAGGACGGCATGTCCGTCATGAAGGGCAGCCTGTCCCACACCCTCGACATCCAGACCAAGGTGGAGTGCGGGGGCTTCGAGGGCGAGGCGCGGCTCGTCGACGAGCAGACGGCGGCGGGCTGGATGCTCGTCAAGGACCACGACGTTGTCAACGGGACGGCCACCACGAGCCAGAGGTACCGTTACAGCGACGACCAGTGGGAGTACGAGCGGTCCATCGACGCGGCGGACGGCGCCGTGCTCAGCGACAACGTCAGCGAGAAGTTCAGTCCCCCCGACGACCACCTCCGGGCCGCGGCGACCGCTTGCCTCCCTGGAACTGCAACGAGCTGCGACGGAACGGCGTCGGCGGCCGACATTGCTGCCATGTAA